A stretch of the Fundidesulfovibrio soli genome encodes the following:
- a CDS encoding EAL and HDOD domain-containing protein — protein sequence MSDAHDPARTDMPAYDFVVARQPIFNRKLETFGYEVLFRTCDGDSCALITDYDEATNRIIADGFALASKGVKQGLKLTVNVGMDNIISRHVLALPPGKVILEVPCAAEASPEFIAACKDLHGAGYVFLLDNFTPEAAEGKAELLRLASFIKVPVGENPGQQAARIRAGLQGWKGKLVASRLETWKAFESCKFLGFDFFQGFFFARPQELTGKRLSTHKLTRLRLLKELADDTADLDAIVRNISTDVALSVRLLHFVNTAAFAMTHRVDTLHRAASLVGTNTLRKWALAAVLSDIDPSDRGRELCYRTLHLANFLSLLGGRVPGGGHSPDKLFLLGLLSNVDAFLGESMRDIVDDMPLSEDLKRALLRDASEPLSRFTALGDSVSHDAWDSARAHLTGLNIPLPAAADLYMQAGEATGQVYQQMA from the coding sequence ATGAGCGACGCACACGATCCCGCCCGGACTGACATGCCCGCCTACGACTTCGTGGTGGCCAGGCAACCCATCTTCAACCGCAAGCTCGAGACCTTCGGATACGAGGTCCTCTTCAGGACCTGCGACGGCGACAGCTGCGCCCTGATCACCGATTACGACGAAGCCACCAACAGGATCATCGCCGACGGCTTCGCCCTGGCCTCCAAAGGGGTGAAGCAGGGCCTGAAGCTCACGGTCAACGTGGGGATGGACAACATCATCTCGCGCCACGTGCTGGCCTTGCCGCCGGGCAAGGTAATCCTGGAGGTGCCCTGCGCGGCCGAAGCGTCCCCCGAATTCATCGCCGCCTGCAAGGACCTGCACGGCGCGGGCTACGTCTTCCTGCTGGACAACTTCACGCCCGAGGCCGCCGAGGGCAAGGCGGAGCTCCTGCGCCTGGCGAGCTTCATCAAGGTGCCCGTGGGCGAAAACCCGGGCCAGCAGGCGGCGCGCATCCGGGCGGGGCTGCAGGGCTGGAAGGGTAAGCTGGTCGCCTCCCGGCTGGAAACCTGGAAGGCGTTCGAGAGCTGCAAGTTCCTGGGGTTCGACTTCTTCCAGGGCTTCTTCTTCGCCCGCCCGCAGGAGCTCACCGGCAAGCGCCTCTCCACGCACAAGCTCACGCGGCTCAGGCTGCTCAAGGAACTGGCTGACGACACAGCCGACCTGGACGCCATCGTGCGCAACATCTCCACCGACGTGGCCCTGAGCGTGCGCCTGCTGCACTTCGTGAACACCGCGGCCTTCGCCATGACCCACCGGGTGGACACCCTCCACCGCGCGGCCTCCCTCGTGGGGACCAACACCCTGAGAAAGTGGGCTCTGGCGGCCGTTCTCTCTGATATCGACCCCTCCGACCGGGGGCGCGAGCTGTGCTACCGCACCCTGCACCTGGCCAACTTCCTGTCCCTGCTGGGCGGGCGCGTGCCGGGGGGGGGCCACAGCCCGGACAAGCTCTTCCTGCTCGGGCTATTGAGCAACGTGGACGCCTTCCTGGGCGAATCCATGCGCGACATCGTCGACGACATGCCCCTGAGCGAGGACCTCAAGCGGGCCCTGCTACGCGACGCGAGCGAGCCCCTGTCGCGCTTCACGGCCCTGGGCGACAGCGTGAGCCATGACGCCTGGGACTCGGCCCGGGCGCATCTCACCGGGCTGAACATCCCCCTTCCGGCGGCCGCGGACCTGTACATGCAGGCCGGGGAGGCCACCGGACAAGTGTATCAGCAGATGGCGTGA
- a CDS encoding diguanylate cyclase, which produces MCLLPTCLFAAQEAKPQARIGVLANRGKDACLEQWSPLVRSLSRALPSVAFTLVPLDFEEVDRAAAEATVDYILANPAIYVNLEVRYRAMRIATLVNQMGDRVTASFGGVIFTQAGRDDINTLQDIRGKSFAATSEGSMGGWLVGLSTLSAQGVDPRKVCPQLSFPGTHDAVVRMVLSGGADVGTVRTDTLERMAQKGQLRLEDVKILLPPGFQPNPAFPFLYSTELVPEWPFSRLAHTPEGQAKAVAAVLLTMPPGTCTDNSVQWTVPLDYESIHRIMRELRVSPYEDHGRISLRDFTSQHGLLVAVVGSLLLALILAALYLGMLNSRLQEAMANLREAEAELTIRADTDMLTGLYNRRRFSEIVNSEITRALRYERPLSLILMDMDHFKLVNDTWGHPVGDEVLREVSGRVRRSARSNDFVARLGGEEFAVLLPETTLEDAVALAERIRQAVSCRPAHMVGAQAVSCTLSLGVAEVCPSIQDFSSLYKAVDEALYRAKKQGRNRTAVSSYCVRNPA; this is translated from the coding sequence ATGTGCCTCCTGCCGACCTGCCTGTTCGCCGCGCAGGAGGCCAAACCGCAGGCCCGCATCGGCGTGCTGGCCAACCGCGGCAAGGATGCCTGCCTGGAGCAGTGGTCGCCTCTGGTGCGGAGCCTCTCCCGCGCCCTGCCAAGCGTGGCCTTCACGCTGGTCCCGCTGGACTTCGAAGAGGTGGACCGGGCCGCGGCCGAGGCCACGGTGGACTACATCCTTGCGAACCCCGCCATCTACGTGAACCTGGAGGTCCGTTACAGGGCCATGCGCATCGCCACGCTGGTCAACCAGATGGGCGACCGGGTCACGGCGTCGTTCGGCGGGGTGATCTTCACGCAAGCCGGACGGGACGACATCAACACCCTGCAGGACATCCGGGGCAAGAGCTTCGCGGCCACCTCCGAGGGCTCCATGGGGGGCTGGCTGGTGGGCCTCTCCACGCTGAGCGCCCAGGGCGTGGATCCTCGCAAGGTCTGCCCGCAGCTGAGCTTCCCTGGAACCCACGACGCGGTGGTGCGGATGGTGCTCTCCGGCGGAGCGGACGTGGGCACCGTGCGCACCGACACCCTGGAGCGCATGGCGCAGAAAGGCCAGCTGCGCCTTGAGGACGTGAAGATACTCCTTCCGCCCGGCTTTCAGCCAAACCCGGCCTTCCCCTTCCTGTACTCCACGGAGCTGGTGCCGGAATGGCCCTTCTCCAGGCTGGCCCACACGCCGGAGGGGCAGGCAAAGGCGGTGGCCGCCGTGCTGCTGACGATGCCGCCCGGGACGTGCACGGACAACAGCGTGCAGTGGACCGTGCCCCTGGATTACGAGTCCATCCACCGCATCATGCGCGAGTTGCGGGTGTCGCCCTACGAGGACCACGGGCGCATATCCCTCAGGGATTTCACCAGCCAGCACGGCCTGCTGGTGGCCGTGGTCGGCTCGTTGCTGCTGGCCCTGATCCTGGCGGCCCTGTATCTGGGGATGCTCAACTCCAGGCTGCAGGAGGCCATGGCCAATCTGCGCGAGGCCGAGGCGGAGCTGACGATCCGCGCGGACACGGACATGCTCACCGGCCTGTACAACCGCAGGCGCTTCTCGGAGATCGTCAATTCTGAGATTACCCGGGCCTTGCGCTACGAGCGGCCCCTGAGCCTGATCCTCATGGACATGGACCACTTCAAGCTGGTCAACGACACCTGGGGCCACCCCGTGGGCGACGAGGTGCTGCGCGAAGTGTCGGGGCGGGTGCGACGCTCGGCGCGCTCCAACGATTTCGTGGCCAGGCTGGGCGGGGAGGAGTTCGCGGTGCTGCTGCCCGAAACCACCCTGGAGGACGCCGTGGCCCTGGCGGAGCGCATCCGGCAGGCCGTCTCGTGCAGGCCCGCGCACATGGTGGGCGCCCAGGCGGTCAGTTGCACCCTGAGTCTGGGAGTCGCCGAGGTCTGCCCCTCGATCCAGGATTTCTCCTCGCTCTACAAGGCCGTGGACGAGGCGCTGTACCGGGCCAAGAAACAGGGCCGCAACAGGACGGCCGTGTCCTCCTACTGCGTGCGCAACCCGGCCTGA
- a CDS encoding ABC transporter substrate-binding protein → MIRPGSGSPGSGAAPRGPAALLLAAALWLALLDPSPAHSRTLKLALDSIPFTLDYMSALTGNLTTYAHWVFDPLARWNGEMKLEPRLAERWLLQDPQTLRVYLRESVTFHSGNRMTAQDVVWSIRRAQGSPSWKALFSNLERVEAVGEHMVDFHFSRPEPLAANLLCYIFPMDSKYYQGTDAKGQPKDAIYRGDPVFAHAKACGTGPFMVSGFDPDRRLTLERYPEYWDARSRGNVDKVVITAMPDAAARCAALVSGLQDCVSPVSPQETERLRKTPEVGLTYMASSRVITIGFNPAANPEFEDRRVRQAFIAAINNAGITDKVMNKLTVPAHQLSARGMSGFNPDLVPRYDPEKARRLMREAGLEGGMRVKMIAPSNRYTNDVLVAEAVVVMLARIGVSVDLETIPLAQYWPAFQERRAGLQMLGWRPDTEDSANSFQFLLMCRKPEGDVGSANSGYCNPDLDEMVEAAARECDPLERGRILRGAERLAYDDAACITLHYEPLTWAFRKNVRLERAVTPQNNLLLGEVEMN, encoded by the coding sequence ATGATCCGCCCCGGCTCCGGTTCGCCCGGCTCCGGGGCTGCTCCGCGCGGCCCGGCCGCCCTGCTCCTGGCCGCCGCCCTGTGGCTGGCCCTGCTCGACCCTTCCCCCGCGCACTCCAGGACGCTCAAGCTCGCCCTCGACTCCATCCCCTTCACCCTGGACTACATGAGCGCCCTCACGGGCAACCTGACCACCTACGCCCACTGGGTCTTCGACCCCCTGGCGCGCTGGAACGGCGAGATGAAGCTCGAACCCAGGCTGGCGGAGCGCTGGCTGCTGCAGGACCCGCAGACCCTGCGGGTGTACCTGCGCGAGTCCGTCACCTTCCACTCCGGCAACCGCATGACCGCGCAGGACGTGGTCTGGTCCATCCGCCGCGCCCAGGGCTCCCCTTCCTGGAAGGCGCTGTTCTCCAACCTGGAGCGCGTGGAGGCGGTGGGCGAGCACATGGTGGACTTCCACTTCTCCCGCCCGGAGCCCCTGGCCGCCAACCTGCTCTGCTACATCTTCCCCATGGATTCCAAATACTATCAGGGCACGGACGCCAAGGGACAGCCCAAGGACGCCATCTACCGGGGCGACCCCGTGTTCGCCCACGCCAAAGCCTGCGGCACCGGCCCCTTCATGGTCTCCGGCTTCGACCCCGACCGGCGGCTGACCCTGGAGCGCTACCCGGAATACTGGGACGCCAGGAGCAGGGGCAACGTGGACAAGGTCGTGATCACCGCCATGCCCGACGCCGCCGCGCGGTGCGCCGCCCTGGTCTCCGGCCTGCAGGACTGCGTCTCGCCGGTCTCCCCGCAGGAGACTGAGCGCCTGCGCAAGACGCCCGAAGTCGGGTTGACCTATATGGCGTCCTCCCGCGTGATAACCATCGGCTTCAACCCCGCCGCCAACCCCGAATTCGAGGACCGCAGGGTGCGCCAGGCCTTCATCGCGGCCATCAACAACGCGGGCATAACCGACAAGGTGATGAACAAGCTCACCGTGCCCGCCCACCAGCTCTCGGCCAGGGGCATGTCCGGCTTCAACCCCGACCTCGTTCCGCGCTACGACCCGGAAAAAGCCCGGAGGCTCATGCGCGAGGCAGGTCTGGAGGGGGGCATGCGCGTGAAAATGATCGCCCCCAGCAACCGTTACACCAACGACGTGCTGGTGGCGGAGGCCGTGGTCGTTATGCTGGCCCGCATCGGCGTGAGCGTGGACCTGGAAACCATCCCCCTCGCCCAATACTGGCCCGCCTTCCAGGAGCGCCGGGCCGGGCTGCAGATGCTCGGCTGGCGGCCCGACACGGAGGATTCGGCCAACAGCTTCCAGTTCCTGCTCATGTGCCGCAAGCCGGAGGGGGACGTGGGTTCCGCCAACTCGGGGTACTGCAACCCCGACCTGGACGAGATGGTGGAGGCCGCCGCCAGGGAATGCGACCCGCTTGAGAGAGGGCGGATACTGCGCGGGGCCGAGCGCCTGGCCTACGACGACGCCGCCTGCATCACCCTGCATTACGAGCCCCTCACCTGGGCCTTCCGCAAAAACGTCCGCCTGGAAAGGGCCGTGACGCCGCAGAACAACCTGCTCCTGGGCGAAGTGGAGATGAACTGA
- a CDS encoding CreA family protein, with protein MFLRILPLLCAVLLAVPALAEEIDCVTTEWKLLGANHKVCVYAFEDPDIPGVTCYLSQARTGGISGAVGVAEDPSEFSIDCRQTGTAAIPDKLPKTRKVFSEGTSVLFKDTTVTRMWDAKRKALIYLAISRKIIAGSPKNALSTVVVH; from the coding sequence ATGTTCCTTCGCATCCTGCCACTGCTTTGCGCCGTGCTGCTGGCCGTACCCGCCCTTGCCGAAGAGATCGACTGCGTGACCACGGAATGGAAGCTCCTGGGCGCCAACCACAAGGTCTGCGTCTACGCCTTCGAGGACCCGGACATCCCCGGCGTGACCTGCTACCTGAGCCAGGCCCGCACGGGCGGCATCTCCGGGGCGGTGGGCGTGGCCGAAGACCCCTCCGAATTCTCGATAGACTGCCGCCAGACCGGCACGGCGGCAATTCCCGACAAGCTGCCCAAGACCAGGAAGGTCTTCTCGGAAGGCACGTCCGTGCTCTTCAAAGACACCACTGTGACCCGCATGTGGGACGCCAAGCGCAAGGCCCTGATCTACCTGGCCATCAGCCGCAAGATCATCGCCGGGTCGCCCAAGAACGCCCTCTCGACGGTGGTGGTGCACTGA
- a CDS encoding hybrid sensor histidine kinase/response regulator gives MPDALPSTIFKRRSITTALVVPFVALTALAVALAGWLAVVAGHSSAEEVARQLDEEVSARIVSRAREFLGAPPLTNWIDANALELGGLDLGREESWQPFFARQMRAFPTAMYNFVGLPDGEFYGARRGERGEVQLVHAGKSTGGNSTYYALTPDDRAGEVVAVFKNFDPRTRPWYAAAVEAGKPVWSPIYRHFVIKDLAITASHPVYDASGALRGVFAVDYVLSQISDYLRQMRIGTNGWAFFMDERGLLVATSMDTPLYGDQESGYKRIPAEESGDRSVRAAAIALKRHAASGGATEPALFAFELDGETVMARSVRFTDALGLDWRLVVGVPKSDFLASIQENTHRTVLLCLLSILAASFAGLITARWIVRPIEQIRASAVSLAKGRFKARIPEGRQDELGDLARVFNDMARQLRESFEALESRNAIITGQNKDLERKVAERTAELSLANERLIRAISRAESASQAKTEFLANMSHEIRTPMNAVLGMAELLLASDLSPEQREYLETLNVAARALLGLLNDILDLSKIEARKVELRPAPMRMRDLLDTVVRTLRPLAESKGLELASSIGEGVPEAVQADETKLRQILLNLVGNAVKFTEQGTVSVCVRLAEACLPGEPHGDHGKVVLSFSVRDTGVGLLPQDQARVFDSFTQAGGTTSRQGGTGLGLTIARRLVEAMGGYLTLHSTPGEGSEFFFTLVLPTCLPGECVWTPPEAASSRPSRPLRVLMAEDDRINRLVIVKLLEMAGHSVRTAVNGLEALELLGKEAFDVVLLDMRMPEMGGLEAARRIRAGGGNWDPGLPLVALTGNAMPEEREEALREGMNQYLVKPVSRVDLERAMARAVSEARSAGT, from the coding sequence ATGCCGGACGCACTCCCGAGCACGATCTTCAAAAGACGCTCCATCACCACGGCCCTCGTGGTGCCTTTCGTCGCCCTGACCGCTCTGGCTGTGGCCCTGGCCGGTTGGTTGGCCGTGGTGGCCGGGCACAGCTCCGCTGAGGAAGTGGCCAGGCAGCTCGACGAAGAGGTCTCTGCGCGCATCGTCTCCAGAGCCCGGGAATTCCTGGGCGCGCCCCCCCTGACCAACTGGATCGACGCCAACGCGCTGGAACTCGGCGGGCTGGACCTCGGCCGCGAGGAATCCTGGCAACCGTTCTTCGCCCGCCAGATGCGGGCCTTCCCCACCGCCATGTACAACTTCGTGGGCCTGCCGGACGGCGAGTTCTACGGCGCCAGGCGCGGCGAGCGCGGCGAGGTGCAGCTGGTGCATGCCGGGAAGTCCACCGGCGGCAACTCCACCTATTACGCCCTGACCCCGGATGACAGGGCCGGGGAGGTGGTGGCCGTCTTCAAGAACTTCGACCCGCGCACCCGGCCCTGGTACGCGGCGGCGGTGGAGGCGGGCAAACCGGTCTGGTCTCCGATCTACCGCCACTTCGTCATCAAGGACCTGGCGATCACCGCATCCCACCCGGTCTACGACGCATCCGGCGCACTGCGGGGCGTGTTCGCCGTGGACTATGTGCTCTCCCAGATCAGCGACTATCTGCGCCAGATGCGCATTGGGACCAACGGCTGGGCCTTCTTCATGGACGAGCGGGGCCTGCTGGTGGCCACATCCATGGATACCCCCCTCTATGGCGACCAGGAGAGCGGCTACAAGCGCATCCCCGCGGAGGAGTCCGGCGACAGGTCCGTCCGGGCCGCGGCCATCGCCCTGAAACGGCATGCCGCTTCCGGCGGGGCGACGGAACCCGCGCTGTTCGCCTTCGAGCTGGACGGCGAGACCGTGATGGCCAGGTCCGTGCGTTTCACGGACGCGCTCGGGCTCGATTGGCGGTTGGTGGTGGGGGTGCCGAAATCCGACTTTCTGGCCTCCATCCAGGAGAACACGCATCGCACGGTGCTGCTCTGCCTGCTCTCCATCCTGGCGGCCAGCTTCGCTGGACTGATTACGGCGCGTTGGATCGTGCGCCCCATCGAGCAGATCCGGGCCTCGGCCGTCTCGTTGGCCAAGGGCCGCTTCAAGGCCCGCATTCCAGAGGGACGCCAGGACGAGCTGGGGGACCTGGCCCGCGTCTTCAACGACATGGCCCGGCAACTGCGGGAGTCCTTCGAAGCCCTGGAGTCCCGCAACGCGATCATCACCGGCCAGAACAAGGATCTGGAGCGCAAGGTGGCCGAGCGTACGGCGGAGCTTTCCCTGGCCAACGAGCGCCTCATCAGGGCCATCTCCCGGGCCGAGAGCGCCAGCCAGGCCAAGACCGAGTTCCTGGCCAACATGAGCCACGAAATACGCACCCCCATGAACGCCGTGCTGGGCATGGCGGAACTGCTGCTGGCTTCGGACCTTTCGCCCGAGCAGCGCGAATACCTCGAAACGCTCAACGTGGCGGCCAGGGCGCTGCTGGGGCTGCTCAACGACATCCTGGACCTCTCCAAGATCGAGGCCCGCAAGGTGGAGCTACGCCCCGCGCCCATGCGGATGCGCGACCTCCTGGACACGGTGGTGCGCACCTTGCGCCCCCTGGCCGAATCCAAGGGCCTCGAGCTCGCCAGCTCGATCGGCGAAGGCGTGCCCGAGGCCGTGCAGGCCGATGAGACCAAGCTGCGCCAGATCCTGCTCAATCTCGTGGGCAACGCGGTGAAGTTCACGGAGCAAGGCACCGTGTCGGTTTGCGTGCGCCTCGCCGAGGCCTGTCTGCCGGGCGAGCCCCATGGGGATCATGGCAAGGTCGTGCTCAGTTTCTCCGTGCGCGATACCGGCGTTGGCCTGCTGCCGCAGGACCAGGCCCGGGTTTTCGACTCCTTCACGCAGGCGGGGGGGACGACCAGCCGCCAGGGAGGCACCGGCCTGGGGCTGACCATCGCCAGGCGCCTGGTGGAAGCCATGGGCGGATATCTGACCCTGCATAGCACCCCGGGGGAGGGCAGCGAGTTCTTCTTCACCCTGGTGCTGCCGACATGCCTCCCCGGAGAGTGCGTCTGGACCCCGCCGGAGGCAGCGTCCTCCCGGCCGTCACGCCCGCTCAGGGTGCTCATGGCGGAAGACGACCGCATCAACCGCCTGGTGATCGTGAAGCTGCTGGAGATGGCCGGGCACTCGGTGCGCACGGCGGTCAACGGGCTCGAGGCCCTGGAACTGCTGGGGAAGGAGGCCTTCGACGTGGTCCTCCTGGATATGCGTATGCCCGAGATGGGCGGGCTGGAGGCGGCCCGGCGCATACGGGCGGGCGGGGGAAACTGGGACCCTGGGCTGCCCCTGGTGGCGCTCACAGGCAACGCCATGCCCGAGGAGCGTGAGGAAGCCCTACGTGAGGGCATGAACCAGTATCTGGTCAAGCCGGTGAGCCGGGTGGATCTTGAGCGGGCTATGGCCCGCGCCGTCAGCGAGGCCAGGTCCGCCGGGACGTGA
- a CDS encoding bifunctional diguanylate cyclase/phosphodiesterase, with protein sequence MHQPDSDPTASLTHFKAFFAHVPIAACLMDASDTAILVNAAFERLFGFSKGEIEGRSLRGLVIPEDRSSELAALDRTVAPGRPATMETTRRRKDGRLIDVVITFFNVCETPGRECYFATYTDVSHLRVAQQNLLRAENQFQAFFENAAEGIFQTTLEGSYLVVNPALARIYGYASPGELMASLSDIRRQLYVDEGRREEFVERITRDGEIKDFESRVYRKDGSIIWISENARVVPGEDGRPAFYEGTVTDITARKQAEDMLTASRERYRSLVRSATDGILTLKDDLVSSSNIKALELFGYTRQEIGGLCVADLSPELQPDGSPSAQKARTLLDKALAGEPQRFEWVHRRKDGSEFEAEVSINRFEAMDEVFVTALVRDVSARKRTEAELQRERVHLKMLFESSPQAIVLKSPEGRILDINPAFTALFGHTKPDVRGEYNRHLIVPDELTSEAEGFHRTVVSGKTVCKETLRKTKSGVLIPVSVLGYPIMLDGAIEGIYYIYEDITERKSFEEQLTHQAFHDSLTGLPNRSLFIERLGRAMERGKRRPDYNFAVLLLDLDRFKRINDSLGHLAGDVLLKGIARRMESCLRSVDTVARLGGDEFAVLLEEFRNSREVIEVADRIREVLDRPFTISGNEVYCGASIGIVLKTKEYDTTEEILRDSDIAMYRSKESGKDRLAFTRKMREQAMEQLHMENELRHSLKNDDLALHFQPIVSTVDGSLQGFEALVRWNHPSRGMIPPDRFIPLAEETGLILPLGEWVLTQAMRQMAQWRESVTGADSIFITVNISSKQFRQPDLVEVVRRVLEAFALPPSRLRLEITESVLMEDARGAVDKLARLKSLGVRLLVDDFGTGYSSLSYLQRFPIDGLKIDRSFISGGGDRRENMEIVRTIIALARNLGLGVVAEGVETVEQLESMIELECGSAQGFLFARPMPGWEAARLIGRAFELPGHDFMGCNTSSGC encoded by the coding sequence ATGCATCAGCCAGACAGCGACCCAACAGCCAGCCTGACCCACTTCAAGGCCTTCTTCGCCCACGTTCCCATCGCGGCCTGCCTGATGGACGCAAGCGACACGGCGATCCTCGTGAACGCGGCCTTCGAACGGCTTTTCGGCTTTTCCAAGGGGGAGATCGAAGGCAGGTCGCTGCGCGGGCTGGTCATCCCGGAGGACCGGAGCAGCGAGCTGGCCGCCCTGGACCGCACCGTCGCGCCGGGCCGCCCTGCCACCATGGAGACCACGCGCAGGCGCAAGGACGGCCGCCTCATCGACGTGGTGATAACTTTCTTCAACGTCTGCGAAACTCCCGGCCGGGAGTGCTACTTCGCCACCTACACCGACGTCTCCCACCTGCGGGTGGCCCAGCAGAACCTCCTGCGGGCCGAGAACCAGTTCCAGGCCTTTTTCGAGAACGCGGCCGAGGGCATCTTCCAGACCACACTCGAGGGTTCCTACCTGGTGGTCAACCCGGCCCTGGCCCGCATCTACGGCTACGCATCCCCCGGGGAGCTCATGGCCTCCTTGAGCGACATCCGCCGCCAGCTCTACGTGGACGAGGGCAGGCGCGAGGAGTTCGTCGAGCGCATCACCCGCGACGGCGAAATCAAGGACTTCGAATCCCGCGTGTACCGCAAGGACGGCTCGATCATCTGGATCAGCGAGAACGCCCGCGTGGTGCCCGGTGAAGACGGACGGCCCGCCTTCTACGAAGGCACCGTCACGGACATCACCGCCCGCAAGCAGGCCGAGGACATGCTCACCGCCAGCCGTGAGCGCTACCGCTCGCTGGTGCGCTCGGCCACGGACGGCATCCTGACCCTCAAGGACGACCTGGTCTCCAGCAGCAACATCAAGGCCCTGGAGCTGTTCGGCTACACCCGGCAGGAGATCGGCGGGCTCTGCGTGGCGGACCTCTCCCCGGAGCTGCAGCCGGACGGTTCGCCCTCCGCCCAGAAGGCACGCACGCTGCTGGACAAGGCCCTGGCCGGGGAGCCCCAGCGCTTCGAGTGGGTGCACAGGCGCAAGGACGGCTCCGAGTTCGAGGCCGAGGTATCCATCAACCGCTTCGAGGCCATGGACGAGGTGTTCGTCACGGCGCTGGTGCGCGACGTCAGTGCGCGCAAGCGCACGGAGGCCGAGCTGCAGCGCGAGCGCGTTCACCTGAAGATGCTCTTCGAGAGCTCCCCCCAGGCCATCGTGCTCAAAAGCCCCGAGGGGCGCATCCTGGACATCAATCCGGCCTTCACCGCGCTCTTCGGGCACACCAAACCCGATGTCCGAGGCGAATACAACCGCCACCTCATCGTGCCCGACGAACTGACAAGCGAAGCCGAGGGTTTCCACCGCACCGTGGTCTCCGGCAAGACCGTCTGCAAGGAGACCCTGCGCAAGACCAAGAGCGGAGTGCTCATCCCGGTTTCGGTGCTGGGCTATCCCATCATGCTGGATGGCGCCATCGAGGGCATCTACTACATCTACGAGGACATCACCGAGCGCAAAAGCTTCGAGGAGCAGCTGACCCACCAGGCCTTCCACGACTCCCTCACCGGCCTGCCCAACCGCTCCCTGTTCATCGAACGCCTGGGCCGGGCCATGGAGCGCGGCAAGCGCCGCCCGGACTACAACTTCGCCGTGCTGCTCCTGGATCTTGACCGCTTCAAGCGCATCAACGACAGCCTGGGCCACCTGGCCGGGGACGTGCTGCTCAAGGGCATCGCCCGCAGGATGGAGAGCTGCCTGCGCTCGGTGGACACCGTGGCGCGGCTGGGCGGCGACGAGTTCGCCGTGCTTCTGGAGGAGTTCAGAAACTCCCGCGAGGTCATCGAGGTTGCGGACCGCATCCGCGAGGTGCTGGACCGCCCCTTCACCATCTCCGGCAACGAGGTGTACTGCGGGGCCAGCATCGGCATCGTGCTCAAGACCAAGGAGTACGACACCACCGAGGAGATCCTGCGCGACTCCGACATCGCCATGTACCGCTCCAAGGAGTCCGGCAAGGACAGGCTCGCCTTCACCCGCAAGATGCGCGAGCAGGCCATGGAGCAGCTGCACATGGAGAACGAGTTGCGCCACAGTCTGAAAAACGACGACCTGGCCCTGCACTTCCAGCCTATCGTCTCCACCGTGGACGGGAGCCTGCAGGGCTTCGAGGCACTGGTGCGCTGGAACCACCCCTCGCGCGGCATGATCCCCCCCGACCGGTTCATCCCCCTGGCCGAGGAGACGGGGCTCATCCTGCCCCTGGGCGAGTGGGTGCTCACCCAGGCCATGCGCCAGATGGCGCAGTGGCGCGAGAGCGTCACCGGGGCGGACAGCATTTTCATCACGGTGAACATCTCCAGCAAGCAGTTCCGCCAGCCGGATCTGGTGGAGGTGGTGCGCCGCGTGCTGGAGGCCTTCGCCTTGCCGCCCTCGCGGCTGCGCCTGGAGATCACCGAGAGCGTGCTCATGGAGGACGCCCGGGGCGCGGTGGACAAGCTGGCCAGACTCAAGAGCCTGGGCGTCAGACTGCTGGTGGACGACTTCGGTACCGGGTATTCCTCGCTGAGCTACCTGCAGCGTTTCCCCATCGACGGGCTCAAGATCGACCGTTCCTTCATCAGCGGCGGCGGGGACAGGCGGGAGAACATGGAGATCGTGCGCACCATCATCGCCCTGGCGCGCAACCTGGGCCTGGGCGTGGTGGCCGAGGGCGTGGAGACCGTGGAGCAGTTGGAGAGCATGATCGAGCTGGAATGCGGCAGCGCCCAGGGTTTCCTCTTCGCCAGGCCCATGCCCGGGTGGGAGGCCGCGCGCCTGATAGGACGGGCATTCGAGCTGCCCGGCCACGACTTCATGGGGTGCAACACCTCCAGCGGCTGCTAG